In SAR324 cluster bacterium, the sequence TCTTGAAAATCTGAACCTACCAGTGGACCACCCAGGAGTACCATTCGCTTTGGCGGAAGACACTCTAGCTTTGGTTGCTGCGGTCAACCGCCCCAATTTGACGCTCAATCTGGATTTGTATCATGTGCAGATTGGCGAAGGAAACCTGATTGAAATGTGCCGAAAATGCCTGCCCTACATTGGTGAAATCCAAGTTGCCGATGTACCAGGTCGGAAGGAACCAGGAACTGGAGAAATCAATTACCCAAAGATTGCCGAAGCTCTCTATCAAATGGGCTACCTAGGACCTATTGCCATGGAAGCGTACGCATCTGGTGATCCTGAAGAGGCAATTGAAGCATTTCAAAAGGCATTCACAATTGCTGACGCTCGTTAATTCAAGAATGTAAATACCGATACAAGGACATCATGACCGAATGGGTTCTAGTCTGTGCTGCTGATGATATTGAAGAAGAAGATGTGATTCGTTTTGATCATGGTGATCGAACCTTTGCGGTCTATCGTTCCCCAGATGATGAATACTACGCTACCGATGGTTTGTGTACTCATGAAAAAATTCATCTGGCGGATGGGCTCGTGATGGACAATGTCATCGAATGCCCAAAGCACAACGGTAGGTTTGACTACACCGATGGCAGCGCATTGGGAGCTCCCGTTTGCGTGAATCTACAGACTTATCCTGTGAAGGTAGAAGACGGTCTCGTATTTATCAGCTTGTAAAGCAAAGGTAGTCTGATGGAGTCCCTCACGATCATTGGTGCGAGTGAAGCGGACACCCGAACTGCCCTTCATTTGCAAGAACGCGGCTGGGATGGTGAGATCGTTTTGATTGGCCAGGAACCCCACACACCATACGAACACCCTCCCCTTTCCAAGGCTGTACTCACCGAAGGCAATTCACCTCCCTTATTGTCTTCTGCCGAGCAGCTGCAAGAACTCCAAATCCGATTTCTACAGGGTAGCCAGGTCGCTGAGATTGACCGTCAATCCCATCGGCTCAGACTCCAAAACAATGAGTTCCTTCCTTACGATAAATTATTGCTTGCCACAGGAGCGAGCGCTCGCAGAC encodes:
- a CDS encoding MocE family 2Fe-2S type ferredoxin, producing MMTEWVLVCAADDIEEEDVIRFDHGDRTFAVYRSPDDEYYATDGLCTHEKIHLADGLVMDNVIECPKHNGRFDYTDGSALGAPVCVNLQTYPVKVEDGLVFISL